From a region of the Labrus mixtus chromosome 5, fLabMix1.1, whole genome shotgun sequence genome:
- the rasef gene encoding ras and EF-hand domain-containing protein homolog, producing the protein MASKRGMSEEERQRLTSLFHAYDVDNSGQIEKNEFFTICQELWVPSQEAEGIFNRLDVDNDGTVTLEEFISGFSERHDEEEEDSQNEDKNSSKSDEDFPDNDEHLICSQTHPSIKRMSAEEQERLRALFRTYDVDNSGSIERNEFLTICSELQVPATEADRIFDRLDVDQNGTVTLQEFIIGFNDRYGEEMESDGGDVSVAWENFEVRMGEQAKYIPRHEQASTLYQNISLTEPRLIPQLEKVIMNFTKEIKQQNSEMENLALAIKRAQDQASMQLSEMEEEMDQRIHAAERKTREQEKKKTEAALSELQRGFENDICELQCKIQRMQMIEEKYKNITVKDESPALKKKINELTLDNQKLKQELMKSQTKVACLRSEMDSLQTELTDQSITSERDEELMKHFSDERDVLESQIEILQTANRKLHDSNDGLRTALERITRSNTAGSPGEIKRNRSKSICYTSSHALMDRFSQRMDLDFPLYSRRPSCDTLALAMCDPGLKRRNSSECEEDSLPEVYMDSGLSTLRSSHEGYESEPEVKGPEEEEEEEEAREERKKEDDKYNVMVENCDTEPAETQDAESAIGSDSSSILDWKPSEIPSVAPEVLSVAPEVLSVAPEVLSVAEAPAPTKRKALSAINVQKEEKDSTDLGYMTSEKAYRIVLAGDAAVGKSSFLLRLCKNEFKLNTSATLGVDFQMKTLIVDGEAVLLQLWDTAGQERFRSIAKSYFRRADGVLLLYDVTCEKSFLNVREWVDMIEDLSHEDIPIMLVGNKSDLRTEDVTCVPTSYGEKLAMTYNTLFCETSAKDGSNTVEAVLHLARQVIKQATFDDKGHYQKLPSLDAPRKKPNFSCCN; encoded by the exons ATGGCATCAAAAAGGGGAATGAGTGAGGAGGAACGACAGCGTCTGACTTCGCTCTTTCACGCCTACGATGTGGATAATTCAGGGCAGATTGAAAAAAACGAGTTCTTTACTATTTGTCAGGAGCTCTGGGTGCCTTCCCAGGAGGCAGAGGGAATATTCAACCGTCTGGACGTGGACAACGACGGCACTGTGACCTTAGAGGAGTTCATCAGTGGATTCAGCGAGCGGCacgacgaggaagaggaggactcTCAGAATGAGGATAAGAACTCCTCGAAGAGTGACGAAGACTTTCCAGACAATGACGAACATTTGATATGCAG TCAGACACATCCCTCTATCAAACGGATGAGCGCAGAGGAGCAGGAGCGACTGCGCGCCCTGTTTCGCACCTACGACGTAGACAACTCGGGCAGCATCGAGAGGAACGAGTTTCTCACCATCTGCTCCGAGCTGCAGGTGCCTGCGACCGAGGCGGACCGGATATTTGACCGGCTGGACGTGGACCAGAACGGAACCGTCACCCTGCAGGAGTTCATCATAGGCTTCAACGACCGATACGGAGAGGAGATGGAGTCCGACGGAGGAGACGTGTCCGTGGCGTGGGAGAACTTCGAAGTGAGGATGGGCGAGCAGGCCAAGTACATccccag GCATGAACAAGCTTCGACGCTGTACCAGAACATCAGTCTGACGGAGCCCAGGCTGATCCCTCAGCTGGAGAAAGTCATCATGAACTTCACCAAAGAGATCAAACAGCAGAACTCAGAGATGGAGAACCTCGCCCTCGCCATCAAACG agCGCAGGACCAGGCCTCGATGCAGCTCagtgagatggaggaggagatggaccAACGTATTCATGCTGCTGAGAGGAAAACACGAGAGCAG gagaagaagaaaaccgAGGCGGCACTGAGTGAGCTACAGAGAGGTTTTGAAAATGATATATGTGAGCTGCAGTGTAAGATCCAGAGGATGCAAATG ATTGAAGAGAAGTACAAAAACATCACGGTGAAAGACGAGAGCCCGGCTTTGAAAAAGAAGATCAACGAGCTGACGCTG GACAACCAGAAGTTAAAACAGGAGCTGATGAAATCTCAGACCAAAGTGGCGTGTCTTCGTAGTGAGATGGACTCGCTGCAGACAGAACTAACAGATCAAAGCATCACCTCTGAACG AGACGAGGAGCTCATGAAACATTTCTCTGATGAGCGAGACGTCCTGGAGAGTCAGATCGAGATCCTGCA gaCAGCCAACAGGAAACTCCACGACAGTAATGATGGTCTGAGGACCGCTCTGGAGAGGATCACCAGG tctaaTACTGCTGGGTCACcaggagagataaagagaaacagaagtaaAAGCATCTGCTACACATCATCGCATGCATTAATGGATAG GTTTTCCCAGCGTATGGATTTGGACTTCCCTCTGTACAGCCGCCGGCCCAGCTGTGACACGCTGGCGTTGGCCATGTGTGACCCCGGCCTGAAGCGCAGAAACAGCAGTGAGTGTGAGGAGGACAGCCTGCCTGAAGTCTACATGGACAGCGGCCTGTCTACGCTCAGAAGCTCACACGAGGGCTACGAATCAGAGCCCGAGGTCAAAGGtccagaagaagaggaagaagaggaggaagcgagggaggagaggaagaaggaggacgACAAATATAACGTGATGGTGGAAAACTGTGACACTGAG CCGGCAGAGACACAGGACGCTGAATCAGCAATCGGGTCGGACAGCAGCTCCATTTTGGACTGGAAGCCGTCTGAAATCCCGAGTGTGGCCCCCGAAGTCCTGAGTGTGGCCCCCGAAGTCCTGAGTGTGGCCCCCGAAGTCCTGAGTGTGGCCGAGGCTCCAGCCCCAACTAAAAGAAAAGCACTCAGCGCCATCAATGTTCAG aaagaggagaaagacagcACTGACCTGGGCTACATGACGTCAGAGAAGGCCTACAGGATCGTGTTGGCTGGAGATGCTGCGGTGGGAAAATCCAGCTTCCTGCTCCGCCTCTGCAAGAACGAATTCAAATTAAACACCAGCGCTACACTTG ggGTAGATTTCCAGATGAAGACACTCATTGTGGACGGAGAAGCTGTTTTACTCCAACTATGGGACACTGCTGGAcaagagag GTTTCGCAGCATTGCAAAGTCTTATTTCCGCCGGGCGGACGGCGTGCTGCTGCTGTACGACGTCACCTGTGAGAAGAGCTTCCTGAACGTTCGAGAGTGGGTGGACATGATTGAG gattTGTCCCATGAGGATATTCCCATCATGCTCGTGGGTAATAAATCTGATCTAAGAACAGAGGATGTTACATGTGTTCCTACCAGCTATGGAGAAAAACTGGCCATG ACCTACAACACTCTGTTCTGTGAAACTAGTGCCAAGGACGGTTCCAACACCGTGGAGGCTGTTCTACACCTGGCCAG GCAAGTAATCAAACAGGCTACGTTTGATGATAAAGGTCACTATCAGAAGCTCCCCAGCTTAGACGCTCCGAGGAAAAAGCCAAACTTCTCCTGCTGCAACTGA